The Sesamum indicum cultivar Zhongzhi No. 13 linkage group LG6, S_indicum_v1.0, whole genome shotgun sequence genomic interval CATTTCAAATCATCTGcaaataaattgaagaattGTTAGCTAATGCACTAAAAAATAGTCAGATTAGCTTCAACCGCAACAACACACAGACACATCCATTTACGGTGAAAGAGgttgaattcaattttctacGGTCAATTATTCCTTCGTAGCTTCTCTTATCATGCAGCAGAAAACTTAAACTAAGAGAAAAAACATGtcaaacttgaccaaaaaaaaTGCCGCAACCAAAAACTCGAATTGCAATCAGtacaaaaatgtaaaaaaaatacggAAATGGCTACACACTTTGGTCGTGTCGAGCCAGACTAAATCGAGGGGATTGAAATCGAGAGGAGAGTAAGGACAGTCTAAAATTGACCACGCTCTTAGTTGAGTGGACGCGAAGCCTGGGATTATAATTCCAGAGAGTCTATCTTGTCCTTGGGTGAAACCGCCGCCTCCTCCGCCGCCATGAGCTGCCGGTGTCAGGAGAAGGAGAAACGAAGCAGCGAGGATCATTACGTGGCCTCCTCTCATTGGGTGGACGAGGCTGCGTCTGAAGACCTGTATGGCGGAAAGACTTACTTCCACTGttcagttgggatttgcagCTTAAATTGGTATTGGTGTTTGTTAAATTACTGCACTACCCctgtttttgaaaaaacgTTGTTTGGCTTGTGACGTGGCCTGATCAGGTGGATCTCCGCCAGCGGCCTCCACACTCTGAGGAAAATCACTTGCTTCCACTGCAGTTTCTGTTATTACCACAAACACCCACttccttcttttgttttctttttttttttttattatattgtcctcctttaaaatttagtatacaTACACgtaaattctttataatttaataaattatatttagtaccttTATCATTGTTTGTATCTGATAAATAAGTTTctttgttagttaaaattcatcgaatttaatgatattagcaaaaatgtagcttgaaaatatatatttatcatcgaTTAGCTTATTATGACCTactaaaagttaataaaaatatttttcattaaattatccttatacatcttcataagctagattaatattttagcaaattcaatatttttttccaacagatggatctatttgttaaatataaataaagggtgaatagcaatttatccccctgtaatattgaaaatgaatacattaccctcttatgaaaaaaatatagcaatttaccccccctgtatttattaaaatgaagcaatttacctccttatatagggaggtaaattgcttcattttaaaaatcatagaggggtaaattgttgtattttaaaaaaaatatagggaggtaaatcgctatttattttttcataagggagtAACTtacttatttgtaatattataagaaGGTTGcttgcataattatataaaatttacgtataattacagcaaatctcataaaagggtgatataattattgttttctcATTGGATTAAACGAAGCTATTCTAATTCCATATTCGTCTTAATCTCAATTTCAACAATTGAAGCTCGATTTTATTAGGAGAAaggtaataaatatttataaaaacgTTGAACTGCTCTAAGTTGactaatatttaactaaattaaacttattcaaaatcaatttattttaataattaaatcaaggAAAGTTACAATATGCTCAATTGatctttgaaataattacaaatattttatattatttaaaaaataaccatTACTCCTTACCCAATTTTAACTATTATCTAACAGTTAATTCAATTCATTAGTCTctcttatgtttttatttattttttatgataaattgacTAAAATAACTTGTGGACTATGTAttctagttttatttatttattaagattttatgaatttttttatgaattagatgaatgatttttttataattttgttttttttttgggtaaatatcatgtgcattatatagattatgaCGTATCCTTGGCGGAGAAAACACCAGTTCAGCAATGTTGTACtgtaaaatcttatttttatattttaaaaaaatgaggcAATTTGTCATAATAACCAACGAGATAACTTACAGTCATAAGCCCCCGGAAAAGACAAAACCGGCAAACAACAGCCTTGAGAGATTCCATTGGCCTGCAATTCTCTTTTGTCTTTCCTTCATCCTTATACGGCCAAACCAAAGCTTCTCTCAACAACAATGGcggcagaaaacaacaaagcAGTTCACCAAACACTGCATTCCCTCTTGAGCTCACATCTTGTACCTTCAACACCAACCCTTCATCAAAGCATTGGTTCTCCATGGACTCAACCTCGACAGCTTCAAGATTTCGGTTCAGAGATCACAATGAAGAAATGGGCGATGATGAATCACCAGAAGGTCACATTAGCTCCGATTCTCTCTCCCTTTCGAGCAATGAAGATGAAGAGCCCGAGTTCCAGTCTATGACTGCCAAGGTCAGTTTTTCTACACTGGTTCTTGAATTCTTCCTAATCCTGCTGCTTTCCGTTCTTGATAGATTTTGCCTTTTGTGGCTCTGGATTTTGTTTGTGTACGTAGGGTGTTCAGTATCTCTGTTCCGAACTTCTTGAGCTCAAGCAAGAATCAGATGAGGATTTCCAGAAGAACATCTTTTCAAACTACTCTGCCTTTGTTGCGTAAGTTCCTCTATTTTGGTTCCCTCTAGTCTACATAGTAGTTAGGTTACAGTTTTGGTTATTCTTGCTTGCAGAATCCTGAAAGAGATAGAGGGGTTGGAAAGTGAATTGTTGGGATTGAAAGGCCAGGCTTCTTCACAGAAGAGGCTTGTGAAAGATGTTAGTGACAGAATTTGTATAGGTGGTTTTTCTGAGGAGACTATAGAATCCATACTTGAGGAAGATCTTaatgttcaaccatcatctcCAAGCTTATTGGAAACTCACACAGAAAATGTTTCAGATATCTTGGATACTCTTCTGGTAGAACACAGGTTAGACGATGCTCTAGCTGTGCTGGAGATGGAGGGTGAGTTTGTCCAAGATTTGCTTTCAGGAGAAAATGTTCCCACAGATCAGCTGCTGTCTTATAGATCTGCTGTATCCGAGAAAAGGGCTATGCTTGCTGATCAGTTGACGTTAACGGCTAAACATCCTCGGATATCTGCTCCCGAGTTGCAGAAAGCACTGATTGGATTGTGCCGACTTGGTGAAAGTGATCTTGCAATCCAGCTGATGCTTCAGTATTATCATTCGCGTATTGCATCTGGCATATATAATCTGCAGTCCTTGAAAGAGTTTCCAGATGTGTTATATATTCAAGAATTAGCAAAATTTGTGTGCTCAATGATCTCTCAAGCTGTAAGGAGTTTTGTGGTCTTACATGGAGAAACTTATCCTTATCCTTCAGAACTAACTCAGTGGGCCTCtgaagaaatcaaaatcattGCTGCATGCTTCAGGAAGTACATAGAATCCATATCTGAGATAAATGGAAGACTATCAACAGCTGTTGATGCTGTGCAGACGGCAATATCTTATTGCTCTTTGCTAGAAACTCAAAGGATCTTCTTGCAGCCATCTCTTGTAGAGCATGTTCGCCCTTGCATGGAAGAGGTTTTGCGACTCCATATAGACCATTTGAGTGAAGTTATTACTATTTTCACGTCAACTGATACTTGGGTTCTTGGCAGATACTATGTATCAGGGATCCTGACAGGGAGGAGTTACTCAATCGTTGATCAACAACCAGAATGTTTCTTTCTCACTAACAGTGGCAGGAAATTTGTAACATTACTCCAGGTTTGTTGAGCTCCTCATTCTTTCTGATTAAAGTCACTGTAAGCCGTTCATGGAAGTAACCCTTAAAACTACAGGGAGCtgatcattttcattttcctgtGTTCAAAGTCCGTTGCAGAGGATGTTTCACCTCTGATTGCCCTTCAAATGGAGAGTTCAGTTCTGAAAGGAATAACGGACCTGTTCACAGCATATATTGTTAATCTTGAACACACCATTGCTGGTGAAACAGACGTTGTAGACAAAGAGGGGTTGAGCATCAATTCACCAGAATCCCCTACTCAAGGAGTTTTCATGCTAGCCAATCTGTCAACATTAATGCAATTCTCCTCCTGCATTATCAGAAACATCTTTGGTGGCATCCATCAGATGGACTTTGAGATTGATAATTATCTGATGTTCATTCAAGACATTTATAGTCGGCTTAAAGCAAGCTTCCTTGATCAATTCATATCCAATATTTTCTCCCCTGATGCTGATCATGAATCTGGTCCAGAAATTTGCATAAGCTGGGAGGGTGATTCTAGAATTTCTGATCTGATTCCTTCTGTTCCCTACCTGGTATGCTCAAGCCCTTGCAATTTCGGTTCATGTAAGAAATACTAATACCAGTGTTGCCATACTCAATCATACAACCTCAGTAAGATACAGTAAAAGATACTTAACagacttttttattttttccatattaGTTGAAAGAATGAGTTGTGCATCATATCTTGTGTTAATATTCCACAACCTAAGTATGGAAATTTCCCATGATCAGGAACTGTATTTAGAGCTAAAGAAACTAGAAAAGCTTGCAGAGGACGACTTGGTTGATGTGAACTGGTTAATGAATCTGTTGAAGGAGGTGACGAACGCCACATTTGAATGGATGTCAAGTAAATCTACGATCTGGAAAATTGATCAACAGAATTTTGCTGAACATTGGACAGAGTTCATGCAGGTTAAAAGCAATCTCCTTATCTACGTTGTCCTGGatttactttttctaataattttctaGGTTCTAATTCTGGCAAGCAGAGCTGATATATGGCTCTTATCCagaatttgtatataatttccCTCAAATTCCCTGTAGTAAAGTAGTTTATTAATTCCAAAAACAGTTGGTCCTGGACACTCAATTCCTGGTGGAAATTGCAAGATGTGGTGGATACTTATcagaaaatgcaataaatgTCTCCACGGACATTATATCTCGTATCGAAGCATCCTTCGTTTCGTTCGGACAGAAGCCTCTAAGGTAAGTAAAGTAGCGTGATAAAAGTTGCTCAAGCACATTACGACTTGTGCTTGTCAAGCACATCTCCTAGTTCTCTTTATATTTTGCAGAGATCTGAATGACGACGAGTGGCCTGCAAACGCAGCAACTCGAGCCCTTCACAAGTTGCAAGAACTTCAAGCAAAAGAATCACTTGAAAATCAGAAAGCAACTACTGCAAGAGAAGAACCGCACCTGAAGGATGATAGGATCAACCCAGTGATTGTAAATACAGAGGTTTCAAGAACAGAAGACACCCCAACCCCAACTCAAGAAGAAGTTCATCTTCAAGTGCCAACTACCTTATACAACAGGGAACTGTATGGGGAAGTCGAAACAGCCAAAAATGAGTTTGGAACCGAGGGAGAAAAATCACCTGACAATAATGATTTGGAAGCAGGAGAAGGGCTGTCTGCGTGAATGTGTTTATCAATTACTCGCCGACAAGCATGAAGAAATACTCGCAGACAACATGCACCCATCACTATTTATCCAGTGTCAAGCATATGCTCTGGTAATTAGGAAATAAACTAGAGTCCTACTCTGTTCCTAATATCAAATCAAGGGAAGCAAGAAAAACCAGTTTTGCAAACTGACAATGAATGAATTACAGgctaaaattcattttagtcccCGACGTTTAACTTCAACTTTAAAATAGTTCCTATCTTTTCAACTCAATTTGAAATAGTCCTTTCAGCGTGTAATTTTCCTACATTacccctataaaaaatttattttctatagaTAATCATTTTAGTgcttcactttttatttttttagtgcaATTTGGTCCCTCGTACATTAGCttcgaaaataattttattattttaattgaaatagtTTATTATTGCATGATTATTCATATGTTTgtgcatatttaattttaaattttagaaactacttgttatatttaaaaatatgaaatgttaattgaataaataaaagtattaaaaaagtaGATGAAAGTTATGAGAAATTGTTGGAAAAAGagggagagaagaaaaagagaaataaaagttgAGAAGGAATTGAAAGATACAAagtaataaaacaatttaaaaaataaaaaaaatggcaagcaaaaaatattgaagacaACAAAATGGTAATCTTCACTTATATAAAAGTACagataataatttgactaatAACATATCAACATAATTGTCTcgaatttattgaattttttaaataaaagaacgCACGAATAAATAAAGAGTTTTATATACCCCATTCTTCAATATTAACTGacatattatttacttatttattttctaattttagaaaaaaaaattaaatatttttgctctATGTTCTTATTCAAACATTTCCTCCAActtatcaattcaaatattgctttatttgaaaaattcgaTAAGCtcattaaattcataataattataataacataTCATTAATCAAGTTATTACTTGACTGATTGGccaacaataaattatttcaattaaaacaattatatttttctaagtttaaaaatataagcacctaattgtaattaaaaataaaagtgaacgattttatgtaaagaaaaaaaaagaatttcataagGGTAATACAGGAATGTCACTTGTTGGAATGACTAATTTAAAGCATGTTTAAAAGAAGGGgactattttgaaattataataaaaaatcggggactaaaatgaattttatccATAAATTACAACATTTCTGCAGACAAGTGTTCTGAGTTTTAGGTAGTCAAACTTGGTTGGTTGCCTAAAGAACCTGCAGCTGCACAGCTGACAACCAGCACAGGCCAATATtctcattaataaaacaagtaaaaaaaacCAGCCTGTCAAATAACGCAAGTCATTCTACTTAAAGTGGCTATTACAACTTCCTGAAGACGTAGGCCTGAATCTAAAAACATAGCCAGAGGAAAACCAGAGATATATCAGCTCCAAAGTCCATCATAATGGAGTTCATTTATATTTCCACAAGTGCAGTATGAACCCACCCACCAACTGGAGTTGTATGATTACTGAACAACTACACTCTTACAGGGGGAAACACAATCCATATTCCACATTAAATATCACTAGCAAGTGAGCCATGATATCAATTATACCACTCTGCACACCGAAAGGACCATCAAAGCATAGTCAAATTAAGGATAAAATGCCTAGCATCAAAAATCACATGCTGACATTTCGCCAAATAGTTGAGCTATTGAAGGTCAAGATTCCAGTTCATCTCCAAGTTTTTGGAGAGGTGGATAAAGCTACATCATTTCATCATAGCATAGACCAATTATCTCTACATTTTCTGGTATACCATTGACTTTGAGTTCCAAGAGTATTGATCTGACTCATCAATGTACTGATATATAAGGGGTAGACATAGTTTATCGGTCCATTACATCCAGAGAGTCTCTAATCATGTCAAAAACCCTACACATTCATCCAAATATCATACAATCAGACCTCCCACCGAGCAACGATTACTGTTCACCGTGAATTGTCACGACGCCTGACATAACGAGTTCGGTCATTGTATCTTGGTCTGTCTTGAGCTCTCTGAGGCACTGGCTCCACTCTTCTTTGTCTCTCTGGTGACCGCTGAACTATTTCTCCATTTACAAACAACTCAGCTGCCAAACCATGAAAAAGGTGAAGAATAGATCAGAAATCTACAGTCAATATTGGTAATATAATGCTTCACATCTAACAACTTCAAGTTGACACTGATTAGTATTCAATaaaatgaagaacaaaaagTTGTTAAATTTCTTTAGAAATATGGAGTAAATGcttgaaaaaatcatttcaaactttttctatcaatatttgatgcaattattcacagaaaagaaaatgaagaattgaCATGCATATAGACAAGAGAGAAGACAAATAGCCATCATGAAACACCTTGAAACCCACAAACCATGTCCAAAAGACATCTGCTGAAATAGAAAGCCTCTGACTGTGGCAATAAATCCAAGATGATTTCAACGAAACCAAGCATAATCCTATTAAACATCCATTttcataattctaaatattaaatttgacacCACAATATCTATTGTTCTATATTAGTTATGAGCCTGCTGTATGCCATTTTAGGAATGTTCTAATAAACAAAGGTCAGCCTCAGAGTCGCCTTGCTACAGAGTTGtcttgaaaaaattcaaaccaaTACAGAAAAGTGCTTGTCAATGAAATCATGCTGAAGAGTTTTTAGCGCTAGAGTGAGATAACTTATAATCCCCCCATTATTTAAGCATTCCTTACAATAACAATCTGATGGGGGAACACCACATTTACTGTTTAtttatgcatttatttttgcttCAAGTTAATGCAAGAATATTAAACTTCACATTCTCAACTGAGTAGAGGTCTAAGATTCCTAGTTACATCAAGATTCCAGAATATGGGCATATGTTTTAACTATAAGGAGCAAGCCCATGACAATCCACAGACAGCACATCAAACCACAATGAAATTCAACTGATTAGATATTTGTACTGCGTAAGAAGATTTACCTCCATAGTCCTTGTTCTCAGGATCAACATAAGAATCTGGAAGAACAAACAGAACACCAGGCAGACCTGCATACAACGAAGGGTcaatatgaaacaaaaaacaaacagaACCCAATCAGGCATAGATGTTTAGTTAGCAGTGAAAGAAGCAAGTCCTCGTTATGAAACTATCCAAAACCAACCTTCAAGCTTGTTTGAAGTCTCTTCATCAATCTCACACCCGAACCCAAAGTACCTCTCACAAGACACATTGTATATCCTCTTCTTCGCCTCCTCCTCACTATAAAAAACACAAGCTCACACATTAAAACTATAGCAAATACACAAGGGGGGAAAATGTATCGCGCAACAAGAAATTAGCACAGTATTCGCCATTTCCAATAACATTGTTATCTAGCACCATGCTTTATACCAACACGTTTCAGTTAACAATAGACCTGCGCACTTTTCATTTCAGCACCCGTATAT includes:
- the LOC105163446 gene encoding exocyst complex component EXO84B-like, producing MDSTSTASRFRFRDHNEEMGDDESPEGHISSDSLSLSSNEDEEPEFQSMTAKGVQYLCSELLELKQESDEDFQKNIFSNYSAFVAILKEIEGLESELLGLKGQASSQKRLVKDVSDRICIGGFSEETIESILEEDLNVQPSSPSLLETHTENVSDILDTLLVEHRLDDALAVLEMEGEFVQDLLSGENVPTDQLLSYRSAVSEKRAMLADQLTLTAKHPRISAPELQKALIGLCRLGESDLAIQLMLQYYHSRIASGIYNLQSLKEFPDVLYIQELAKFVCSMISQAVRSFVVLHGETYPYPSELTQWASEEIKIIAACFRKYIESISEINGRLSTAVDAVQTAISYCSLLETQRIFLQPSLVEHVRPCMEEVLRLHIDHLSEVITIFTSTDTWVLGRYYVSGILTGRSYSIVDQQPECFFLTNSGRKFVTLLQSVAEDVSPLIALQMESSVLKGITDLFTAYIVNLEHTIAGETDVVDKEGLSINSPESPTQGVFMLANLSTLMQFSSCIIRNIFGGIHQMDFEIDNYLMFIQDIYSRLKASFLDQFISNIFSPDADHESGPEICISWEGDSRISDLIPSVPYLELYLELKKLEKLAEDDLVDVNWLMNLLKEVTNATFEWMSSKSTIWKIDQQNFAEHWTEFMQLVLDTQFLVEIARCGGYLSENAINVSTDIISRIEASFVSFGQKPLRDLNDDEWPANAATRALHKLQELQAKESLENQKATTAREEPHLKDDRINPVIVNTEVSRTEDTPTPTQEEVHLQVPTTLYNRELYGEVETAKNEFGTEGEKSPDNNDLEAGEGLSA